A window of the Henckelia pumila isolate YLH828 chromosome 3, ASM3356847v2, whole genome shotgun sequence genome harbors these coding sequences:
- the LOC140891221 gene encoding probable galactinol--sucrose galactosyltransferase 5 isoform X1 translates to MAPSFSKGDSNAAVLANGFASSSFTLDEKSNLTVNDQVFLSEVPNNIIIVPSPHAAATGDKAAADPQETANPGCFVGFDTKDPSSHHVIPLGKLKSIRFMSIFRFKVWWTTHWTGSNGSDLEHETQMLILDKENEPGSSNYRPYVLLLPILEGPFRTSLQPGSDDYIDMCVESGSTKVSASSFRAALYIHAGDDPFTLARNAVKAARAHLGTFKLLEEKTPPGIVDKFGWCTWDAFYLNVHPGGVWDGVKGLVDGGCPPGLVLIDDGWQSISHDEDPIASEGMNRTSAGEQMPCRLIQFQENYKFRDYRSPKESGSGSGPDTGMGAFVKDLKENFGSVEYVYVWHALCGYWGGLRPDTVGLPKAKVIKPKLTPGLETTMEDLAVDKIVNNGVGLVPPDMADQLYEGLHSYLESVGIDGVKVDVIHLLEMLCEEYGGRVELAKAYFKALTTSVRNHFKGNGVIASMEHCNDFMFLGTEAISLGRVGDDFWCTDPSGDPNGTFWLQGCHMVHCAYNSLWMGNFIHPDWDMFQSTHPCAAFHAASRAISGGPIYISDSVGKHDFDLLKTLVLPDGSILRCDYYALPTRDCLFEDPLHNGKTMLKIWNLNKFTGVIGAFNCQGGGWCRETRRNKCASQYSRAVSSKTGPVDIEWKQGRNPMSIEDDQTFAMYLFQLKKLILTERSGTINVSLEPFEFELVTVSPIMTLAKKSVQFAPIGLVNMLNSGGALQSLAFDDGGNSVRVGVKGTGELRVFASEKPLACTLDGENVAFGYEDDMVVVQVPWPNSPGISVIEYLF, encoded by the exons ATGGCCCCTAGTTTCAGCAAAGGTGATTCAAACGCTGCCGTTCTTGCGAATGGTTTCGCAAGCTCTTCCTTCACACTGGACGAGAAATCGAACTTGACTGTAAATGATCAAGTCTTCCTCTCCGAAGTGCCGAATAATATCATCATCGTCCCGTCCCCACACGCCGCAGCCACCGGAGATAAGGCGGCCGCTGATCCCCAAGAAACAGCCAACCCCGGCTGCTTCGTGGGGTTCGATACCAAAGATCCCAGCAGCCACCATGTAATCCCACTCGGGAAGCTCAAAAGTATCAGGTTCATGTCCATTTTCCGGTTCAAAGTCTGGTGGACCACCCACTGGACCGGGTCCAACGGTTCGGATCTGGAGCACGAGACACAAATGCTTATCCTCGACAAAGAAAACGAACCCGGCAGCAGCAACTACAGGCCCTATGTTTTGCTGCTTCCGATCCTGGAGGGTCCGTTTCGGACCTCATTACAACCCGGATCCGATGACTATATAGACATGTGCGTGGAAAGTGGATCCACCAAAGTATCGGCATCCTCCTTCCGGGCTGCGCTCTACATCCACGCCGGAGACGACCCGTTTACACTCGCCAGAAACGCGGTCAAGGCGGCGCGTGCCCATCTGGGAACCTTCAAGCTTCTGGAAGAGAAAACGCCGCCCGGAATCGTCGACAAGTTCGGGTGGTGCACGTGGGATGCTTTCTACCTGAACGTACATCCCGGCGGCGTATGGGACGGAGTCAAGGGTCTGGTCGACGGCGGATGCCCTCCGGGGCTGGTGTTGATCGACGACGGCTGGCAATCCATCAGCCACGACGAGGATCCGATCGCTTCCGAGGGCATGAATCGGACCTCCGCCGGGGAGCAGATGCCATGCAGGCTGATACAATTTCAGGAGAACTACAAATTCAGGGACTACAGAAGCCCGAAGGAATCCGGATCTGGGTCGGGTCCGGATACGGGTATGGGTGCTTTTGTGAAGGATCTGAAGGAGAATTTCGGGAGCGTGGAGTATGTCTATGTTTGGCATGCCTTGTGCGGGTACTGGGGCGGGCTGAGGCCTGATACTGTTGGGCTTCCGAAAGCGAAGGTGATAAAGCCCAAATTGACACCTGGGCTCGAGACCACGATGGAGGATTTGGCTGTGGATAAGATAGTGAACAATGGAGTTGGGCTTGTCCCACCGGATATGGCTGACCAGTTGTATGAGGGCTTGCACTCGTATTTGGAGTCCGTGGGTATCGATGGTGTCAAAGTGGATGTCATACAC TTGTTGGAAATGCTGTGCGAGGAGTATGGGGGAAGAGTGGAGCTAGCAAAAGCGTATTTCAAAGCTCTCACGACTTCAGTGAGGAACCATTTCAAAGGGAATGGCGTGATTGCCAGCATGGAACACTGCAACGACTTCATGTTCCTTGGTACCGAGGCCATCTCTCTAGGACGCGTTG GCGATGACTTTTGGTGTACTGACCCGTCGGGTGACCCGAACGGCACGTTCTGGCTGCAAGGATGCCACATGGTGCATTGTGCATACAACAGCTTGTGGATGGGCAATTTCATCCACCCCGATTGGGACATGTTCCAGTCCACGCATCCTTGTGCGGCGTTTCACGCCGCGTCGCGGGCCATTTCGGGCGGACCCATTTACATTAGCGACTCTGTGGGCAAGCACGATTTCGACCTGCTGAAGACCCTTGTGCTGCCTGATGGCTCCATCCTGAGATGCGACTACTACGCATTGCCTACTCGTGATTGTCTCTTCGAAGACCCTTTGCACAATGGCAAGACCATGCTCAAGATTTGGAACCTCAATAAG TTCACCGGTGTGATCGGAGCATTCAACTGCCAAGGAGGAGGGTGGTGCCGGGAAACAAGGCGCAACAAATGTGCATCCCAATACTCACGCGCAGTTTCCTCCAAGACCGGCCCCGTCGACATAGAATGGAAACAAGGAAGAAATCCCATGTCCATAGAAGACGACCAAACATTTGCCATGTACTTGTTTCAACTAAAGAAATTGATCCTCACTGAGCGATCTGGCACCATCAATGTAAGCCTCGAGCctttcgagttcgagctcgtcACAGTCTCCCCCATCATGACCTTGGCCAAAAAATCTGTCCAATTCGCTCCGATCGGGCTAGTAAACATGCTCAATTCGGGCGGCGCATTGCAATCTTTGGCTTTTGACGATGGTGGGAATTCGGTCCGAGTTGGAGTCAAGGGAACTGGAGAATTGAGGGTCTTTGCTTCTGAAAAGCCATTGGCTTGTACACTTGATGGAGAAAATGTGGCATTTGGGTACGAGGATGACATGGTCGTAGTTCAAGTACCATGGCCAAATTCTCCTGGAATTTCTGTGATTGAGTACTTATTTTGA
- the LOC140891221 gene encoding galactinol--sucrose galactosyltransferase-like isoform X2 → MAPSFSKGDSNAAVLANGFASSSFTLDEKSNLTVNDQVFLSEVPNNIIIVPSPHAAATGDKAAADPQETANPGCFVGFDTKDPSSHHVIPLGKLKSIRFMSIFRFKVWWTTHWTGSNGSDLEHETQMLILDKENEPGSSNYRPYVLLLPILEGPFRTSLQPGSDDYIDMCVESGSTKVSASSFRAALYIHAGDDPFTLARNAVKAARAHLGTFKLLEEKTPPGIVDKFGWCTWDAFYLNVHPGGVWDGVKGLVDGGCPPGLVLIDDGWQSISHDEDPIASEGMNRTSAGEQMPCRLIQFQENYKFRDYRSPKESGSGSGPDTGMGAFVKDLKENFGSVEYVYVWHALCGYWGGLRPDTVGLPKAKVIKPKLTPGLETTMEDLAVDKIVNNGVGLVPPDMADQLYEGLHSYLESVGIDGVKVDVIHLLEMLCEEYGGRVELAKAYFKALTTSVRNHFKGNGVIASMEHCNDFMFLGTEAISLGRVGDDFWCTDPSGDPNGTFWLQGCHMVHCAYNSLWMGNFIHPDWDMFQSTHPCAAFHAASRAISGGPIYISDSVGKHDFDLLKTLVLPDGSILRCDYYALPTRDCLFEDPLHNGKTMLKIWNLNKFTGVIGAFNCQGGGWCRETRRNKCASQYSRAVSSKTGPVDIEWKQGRNPMSIEDDQTFAMYLFQLKKLILTERSGTINVSLEPFEFELVTVSPIMTLAKKSVQFAPIGLVNMLNSGGALQSLAFDDGGNSVRVGVKGTGELRVFASEKPLACTLDGENVAFGNDKVL, encoded by the exons ATGGCCCCTAGTTTCAGCAAAGGTGATTCAAACGCTGCCGTTCTTGCGAATGGTTTCGCAAGCTCTTCCTTCACACTGGACGAGAAATCGAACTTGACTGTAAATGATCAAGTCTTCCTCTCCGAAGTGCCGAATAATATCATCATCGTCCCGTCCCCACACGCCGCAGCCACCGGAGATAAGGCGGCCGCTGATCCCCAAGAAACAGCCAACCCCGGCTGCTTCGTGGGGTTCGATACCAAAGATCCCAGCAGCCACCATGTAATCCCACTCGGGAAGCTCAAAAGTATCAGGTTCATGTCCATTTTCCGGTTCAAAGTCTGGTGGACCACCCACTGGACCGGGTCCAACGGTTCGGATCTGGAGCACGAGACACAAATGCTTATCCTCGACAAAGAAAACGAACCCGGCAGCAGCAACTACAGGCCCTATGTTTTGCTGCTTCCGATCCTGGAGGGTCCGTTTCGGACCTCATTACAACCCGGATCCGATGACTATATAGACATGTGCGTGGAAAGTGGATCCACCAAAGTATCGGCATCCTCCTTCCGGGCTGCGCTCTACATCCACGCCGGAGACGACCCGTTTACACTCGCCAGAAACGCGGTCAAGGCGGCGCGTGCCCATCTGGGAACCTTCAAGCTTCTGGAAGAGAAAACGCCGCCCGGAATCGTCGACAAGTTCGGGTGGTGCACGTGGGATGCTTTCTACCTGAACGTACATCCCGGCGGCGTATGGGACGGAGTCAAGGGTCTGGTCGACGGCGGATGCCCTCCGGGGCTGGTGTTGATCGACGACGGCTGGCAATCCATCAGCCACGACGAGGATCCGATCGCTTCCGAGGGCATGAATCGGACCTCCGCCGGGGAGCAGATGCCATGCAGGCTGATACAATTTCAGGAGAACTACAAATTCAGGGACTACAGAAGCCCGAAGGAATCCGGATCTGGGTCGGGTCCGGATACGGGTATGGGTGCTTTTGTGAAGGATCTGAAGGAGAATTTCGGGAGCGTGGAGTATGTCTATGTTTGGCATGCCTTGTGCGGGTACTGGGGCGGGCTGAGGCCTGATACTGTTGGGCTTCCGAAAGCGAAGGTGATAAAGCCCAAATTGACACCTGGGCTCGAGACCACGATGGAGGATTTGGCTGTGGATAAGATAGTGAACAATGGAGTTGGGCTTGTCCCACCGGATATGGCTGACCAGTTGTATGAGGGCTTGCACTCGTATTTGGAGTCCGTGGGTATCGATGGTGTCAAAGTGGATGTCATACAC TTGTTGGAAATGCTGTGCGAGGAGTATGGGGGAAGAGTGGAGCTAGCAAAAGCGTATTTCAAAGCTCTCACGACTTCAGTGAGGAACCATTTCAAAGGGAATGGCGTGATTGCCAGCATGGAACACTGCAACGACTTCATGTTCCTTGGTACCGAGGCCATCTCTCTAGGACGCGTTG GCGATGACTTTTGGTGTACTGACCCGTCGGGTGACCCGAACGGCACGTTCTGGCTGCAAGGATGCCACATGGTGCATTGTGCATACAACAGCTTGTGGATGGGCAATTTCATCCACCCCGATTGGGACATGTTCCAGTCCACGCATCCTTGTGCGGCGTTTCACGCCGCGTCGCGGGCCATTTCGGGCGGACCCATTTACATTAGCGACTCTGTGGGCAAGCACGATTTCGACCTGCTGAAGACCCTTGTGCTGCCTGATGGCTCCATCCTGAGATGCGACTACTACGCATTGCCTACTCGTGATTGTCTCTTCGAAGACCCTTTGCACAATGGCAAGACCATGCTCAAGATTTGGAACCTCAATAAG TTCACCGGTGTGATCGGAGCATTCAACTGCCAAGGAGGAGGGTGGTGCCGGGAAACAAGGCGCAACAAATGTGCATCCCAATACTCACGCGCAGTTTCCTCCAAGACCGGCCCCGTCGACATAGAATGGAAACAAGGAAGAAATCCCATGTCCATAGAAGACGACCAAACATTTGCCATGTACTTGTTTCAACTAAAGAAATTGATCCTCACTGAGCGATCTGGCACCATCAATGTAAGCCTCGAGCctttcgagttcgagctcgtcACAGTCTCCCCCATCATGACCTTGGCCAAAAAATCTGTCCAATTCGCTCCGATCGGGCTAGTAAACATGCTCAATTCGGGCGGCGCATTGCAATCTTTGGCTTTTGACGATGGTGGGAATTCGGTCCGAGTTGGAGTCAAGGGAACTGGAGAATTGAGGGTCTTTGCTTCTGAAAAGCCATTGGCTTGTACACTTGATGGAGAAAATGTGGCATTTGG AAATGATAAAGTATTATAA